Proteins encoded by one window of Hafnia alvei:
- the caiF gene encoding carnitine metabolism transcriptional regulator CaiF gives MCREYVPEPLYLSVARWAMQQQRWISSREIAEQFDLTPCKAINLVSYILSAVDEIDCQTKTVPNQLEGRGCQCQRMIQVDHIDDHIAERIKNAVNVDGEENDSESMPRMLIPVPPSELNQEQRWKWMLSKSQRK, from the coding sequence ATGTGTAGAGAATACGTACCAGAGCCTTTGTATTTGTCCGTGGCGCGTTGGGCAATGCAACAACAACGTTGGATAAGCTCGCGAGAGATTGCCGAGCAGTTTGATCTCACGCCGTGCAAAGCCATCAACCTTGTCTCTTATATCCTTTCTGCCGTTGATGAGATTGACTGCCAAACCAAAACCGTTCCAAATCAGCTAGAAGGCAGAGGCTGTCAGTGTCAGCGCATGATCCAAGTGGATCATATCGACGATCACATTGCCGAACGAATTAAAAACGCGGTTAACGTTGATGGCGAAGAAAATGACTCAGAATCAATGCCTAGAATGCTGATTCCGGTTCCTCCTTCAGAGCTGAATCAGGAGCAGAGGTGGAAATGGATGCTGTCTAAATCACAAAGAAAGTAG
- a CDS encoding ABC transporter substrate-binding protein has product MDITRRKLIGYLLSGAALSVSPFATHAADALLVPFGTLPPPQKAHRVLSAGAPADLLLLALAPEMLLGLSSFDFSVSGSEFLSDTIRKLPKLGRLSGRASTLSLEKIVSLAPDIIIDCGSADETFRSLAQRTAAQTGVPYVLVDGKLRDSASQLRQVGALLGVSSRAEKQAQLAERFLQDAERFAQLSSNPPRFYSARGATGLETGLQGSLHTEAAEQLGLINVASEPSQHGLAQVSFEQLLLWEPDIILTQDANTYRYITQNGLWKNLQAVRKGQVLCYSGLPFGWLDSPPGINRLLGMRRLQAHFDGKIQANWMDDLQQFFRLFYHSDLNQTQLQRLLEAG; this is encoded by the coding sequence ATGGATATCACCCGTCGTAAGCTGATTGGGTATTTGCTTTCTGGCGCTGCTTTATCGGTCAGCCCTTTTGCTACCCACGCCGCTGACGCCCTTTTAGTCCCTTTCGGTACTTTGCCACCGCCACAAAAAGCACATCGCGTATTGAGCGCGGGGGCTCCCGCCGATCTCTTATTGCTCGCGCTAGCGCCCGAGATGCTGCTGGGATTATCCTCGTTTGATTTCTCAGTTTCCGGCAGTGAGTTTCTTTCCGATACCATTCGAAAACTGCCAAAGTTAGGGCGTCTATCTGGCCGTGCAAGTACGCTTTCCCTCGAAAAGATAGTGTCGCTGGCTCCTGACATCATTATTGATTGTGGCAGCGCCGATGAAACCTTCCGCTCCCTTGCGCAGCGAACCGCAGCACAGACTGGCGTGCCCTACGTCTTAGTGGATGGGAAATTGCGGGATTCGGCCAGCCAACTGCGTCAGGTTGGCGCGCTGTTAGGGGTTTCATCAAGAGCAGAGAAGCAGGCTCAGTTGGCAGAGCGTTTCTTGCAAGATGCCGAACGTTTTGCGCAACTGAGCAGTAATCCTCCTCGTTTTTATTCCGCACGCGGTGCCACAGGGTTGGAGACGGGCTTGCAGGGATCTCTGCATACGGAAGCCGCAGAGCAGTTAGGGCTAATCAACGTGGCTAGCGAACCGTCGCAGCATGGTTTAGCTCAGGTGTCTTTCGAGCAACTATTGCTGTGGGAGCCCGACATTATTCTGACTCAGGATGCCAACACCTATCGCTACATCACTCAGAATGGGCTATGGAAAAACCTTCAGGCGGTGCGTAAAGGTCAGGTTTTGTGTTATTCCGGCTTGCCTTTTGGTTGGCTCGATTCACCACCGGGTATTAATCGCCTGCTAGGGATGCGCCGACTACAGGCGCATTTTGATGGCAAGATTCAGGCAAACTGGATGGATGACCTCCAGCAGTTTTTCCGGCTGTTCTACCATTCGGATTTAAACCAAACCCAACTCCAGCGCTTGTTGGAGGCTGGATGA
- a CDS encoding ferredoxin has product MTESVKPANSPVNEPVNVDVKLGINKFHVDEGHPHIIIRENPDMAAFHTLTLACPAGLYKLQPDGTIRFDYAGCLECGTCRILCRDSVLDEWNYPRGTFGVEYRYG; this is encoded by the coding sequence ATGACCGAATCCGTCAAACCCGCCAATTCCCCCGTCAATGAGCCCGTTAACGTTGATGTGAAATTAGGCATTAACAAGTTCCACGTTGATGAAGGGCATCCGCATATCATCATTCGCGAAAACCCTGATATGGCGGCGTTTCATACCCTCACGCTGGCCTGTCCGGCGGGGCTATACAAGCTCCAGCCGGATGGAACTATCCGCTTTGATTACGCGGGCTGCCTAGAATGCGGCACCTGCCGGATCCTATGCCGTGATTCCGTTTTAGATGAGTGGAACTACCCGCGTGGCACCTTTGGCGTTGAATATCGCTACGGCTAA
- a CDS encoding IS1-like element IS1A family transposase (programmed frameshift): MASVSISCPSCSATDGVVRNGKSTAGHQSYLCSHCRKTWQLQFTYTASQPGTHQKIIDMAMNGVGCRATARIMGVGLNTILRHFKKLRPQSVTSRIQPGSDVIVCAEMDEQWGYVGAKSRQRWLFYAYDRLRKTVVAHVFGERTMATLGRLMSLLSPFDVVIWMTDGWPLYESRLKGKLHVISKRYTQRIERHNLNLRQHLARLGRKSLSFSKSVELHDKVIGHYLNIKHYQ, from the exons GTGGCTTCTGTTTCTATCAGCTGTCCCTCCTGTTCAGCTACTGACGGGGTGGTGCGTAACGGCAAAAGCACCGCCGGACATCAGAGCTATCTCTGCTCTCACTGCCGTAAAACATGGCAACTGCAGTTCACTTACACCGCTTCTCAACCCGGTACGCACCAGAAAATCATTGATATGGCCATGAATGGCGTTGGATGCCGGGCAACTGCCCGCATTATGGGCGTTGGCCTCAACACGATTTTACGTCACT TTAAAAAACTCAGGCCGCAGTCGGTAACCTCGCGCATACAGCCGGGCAGTGACGTCATCGTCTGCGCGGAAATGGACGAACAGTGGGGCTATGTCGGGGCTAAATCGCGCCAGCGCTGGCTGTTTTACGCGTATGACAGGCTCCGGAAGACGGTTGTTGCGCACGTATTCGGTGAACGCACTATGGCGACGCTGGGGCGTCTTATGAGCCTGCTGTCACCCTTTGACGTGGTGATATGGATGACGGATGGCTGGCCGCTGTATGAATCCCGCCTGAAGGGAAAGCTGCACGTAATCAGCAAGCGATATACGCAGCGAATTGAGCGGCATAACCTGAATCTGAGGCAGCACCTGGCACGGCTGGGACGGAAGTCGCTGTCGTTCTCAAAATCGGTGGAGCTGCATGACAAAGTCATCGGGCATTATCTGAACATAAAACACTATCAATAA
- the aes gene encoding acetyl esterase has protein sequence MNPINKINVPDKISAEMRDVLRVQYENAKPIAADADNSTIRQTYIEERKYWNEEGPKMLKTLHEKIATSYGEISVRIYYPQRETAATIFYLHGGGFIVGNLDTHDRIMRLLADYTGCAVIGVDYTLSPEAHFPQAIEETVAVCRYFSQRAADYQLNMQSIGFAGDSAGAMLALATALWLRDREIDCGHVKGVLLYYGLYGLQDSASRRLYGGVWDGLTGPDIEFYQHAYLANEHDKESPYYCLFNNDLSHNIPACFIATAEFDPLVDDSIALHRTLSEHQQPCRYKMYPGTLHAFLHYSRMMESADRALRDGARYFCEQLEA, from the coding sequence ATGAATCCAATCAATAAAATTAATGTCCCTGATAAAATATCAGCAGAGATGCGTGATGTATTGCGTGTTCAGTATGAAAATGCAAAACCAATCGCAGCGGATGCTGATAATTCAACGATTAGACAAACTTATATTGAGGAGCGAAAGTATTGGAATGAGGAGGGGCCTAAAATGCTTAAGACCCTACATGAAAAGATAGCTACTTCTTACGGAGAAATCAGCGTAAGAATATATTATCCACAGCGTGAAACGGCGGCAACGATCTTTTATTTACACGGCGGTGGTTTTATTGTCGGTAATCTTGATACTCACGACCGTATTATGCGTTTATTAGCCGATTACACCGGATGCGCCGTGATTGGCGTTGACTATACGCTTTCGCCTGAAGCACATTTTCCGCAGGCTATCGAAGAGACGGTTGCGGTATGTCGCTATTTTTCTCAGCGTGCAGCGGACTATCAACTCAATATGCAGTCAATTGGTTTTGCCGGAGATTCTGCCGGTGCAATGTTGGCGCTAGCAACGGCGTTATGGCTGCGCGATCGCGAGATAGACTGTGGTCATGTTAAAGGCGTTCTGCTTTATTACGGACTTTATGGATTACAGGATTCTGCCAGCCGTCGATTATACGGCGGAGTCTGGGACGGTTTAACCGGGCCCGATATTGAATTTTATCAGCACGCCTATTTGGCTAATGAACACGATAAAGAGTCACCTTATTACTGTCTGTTTAATAACGATCTTAGCCATAACATACCCGCCTGTTTTATTGCCACCGCAGAATTTGATCCGCTGGTTGACGACAGTATTGCGCTGCATCGCACGCTTTCTGAACATCAACAACCTTGCCGCTATAAAATGTATCCCGGTACTCTGCATGCGTTTTTGCATTATTCGCGCATGATGGAAAGTGCCGATCGGGCATTGCGCGACGGCGCCCGCTATTTTTGCGAGCAGCTTGAAGCATGA
- a CDS encoding ABC transporter ATP-binding protein, with the protein MSMVSFSHVALGYRDRPILQNINFAIQRGEICCLLGANGCGKTTLMRTLLGLLPVLKGDITLAGKPLQDWSSAKLAQQVAYVPQAHSGPFSYSVLDMVSMGRSAHLGLFSSPHQRDHQLARDALDALGILHLEQRSFPTLSGGERQLVLIARALVQQPTLLVMDEPAASLDFGHQITLLKRIRQLKTAGITLLMSTHHPMHAKAVADTIVTLSPQNGALQGTPKAMLNSASLSQLYHVSEEEIEAHLGI; encoded by the coding sequence ATGAGCATGGTGTCATTTAGCCACGTGGCCTTGGGATATCGCGATCGCCCCATTTTGCAGAATATTAATTTTGCCATCCAACGCGGGGAAATCTGTTGTCTGCTGGGCGCTAACGGCTGTGGGAAAACCACGCTAATGCGGACGCTGCTTGGGCTATTACCCGTGCTCAAGGGCGATATTACCTTGGCAGGAAAACCGTTGCAGGATTGGTCATCGGCTAAGCTTGCACAGCAGGTTGCTTATGTTCCTCAGGCTCACAGTGGCCCTTTTTCTTACAGCGTACTGGATATGGTGAGCATGGGCCGCAGCGCTCATCTGGGCTTATTTTCCTCCCCTCATCAACGCGATCACCAGCTCGCCAGAGATGCACTGGATGCTCTTGGTATTCTTCACTTGGAACAACGCAGCTTTCCAACGCTCAGCGGCGGCGAACGGCAGCTGGTATTAATCGCCCGCGCGCTAGTACAACAGCCAACGCTTTTAGTGATGGATGAACCGGCAGCCAGCTTGGATTTTGGCCATCAGATAACCCTGCTTAAGCGTATTCGCCAGCTAAAAACGGCTGGGATCACGCTGTTGATGTCTACCCATCATCCCATGCACGCCAAAGCGGTGGCCGATACCATCGTGACCCTCAGCCCACAGAACGGGGCATTACAGGGAACGCCAAAAGCGATGCTTAATAGCGCTTCATTGTCTCAGCTGTATCACGTCAGTGAAGAGGAAATCGAAGCACATCTGGGAATATGA
- a CDS encoding MFS transporter — protein sequence MEKSKRFDDISFTPIHRKIMLWGSGGPFLDGYVLVIIGIALEQLTPVLQLDARWVGLVGIATLVGLFIGTSLFGYIADVLGRRLMFLIDIIAIGVISAATMFVTSPLELVILRFLIGIVIGADYPIATSMIAEFSTTRQRAFTMGFIAAMWYIGATAADVVGYLLYDVENGWRWMLGSAVIPCIIILLGRFELPESPRWLIRKGRVEECRALMFKLFGEHVVFDDEAPQETRYSQIFTRRHLTSILFVAIIWTCQVIPMFGIYTFGPQIISLLGLNEGKEAVLGNVVISLFFLIGCLPAMYWLNSIGRRPLLIGSFAIMTLALAVLGIVPDPSITLIVSAFALYAFFSGGPGILQWLYPNELFPTHIRASAVGAAMSLSRIGTVVSTYALPLFMQQHGIAMTMLAGAGISLFGMVVSIFLAPETRNLSLDKTSQMDLY from the coding sequence ATGGAAAAATCCAAAAGGTTTGATGACATCAGTTTTACCCCGATCCACCGCAAAATTATGCTGTGGGGAAGCGGTGGCCCTTTTCTCGATGGCTACGTGCTGGTCATCATCGGTATTGCACTCGAACAGCTGACTCCCGTGTTACAGCTCGACGCTCGCTGGGTGGGGTTAGTCGGGATCGCAACGCTGGTTGGGCTGTTTATCGGTACATCATTGTTTGGCTACATCGCCGATGTGCTTGGCCGCCGGTTGATGTTTCTGATTGATATTATTGCCATCGGTGTTATCTCTGCCGCGACCATGTTTGTGACATCGCCGCTGGAGCTGGTGATCCTGCGTTTTCTGATAGGTATTGTGATCGGCGCAGATTACCCCATTGCCACCTCGATGATTGCCGAATTTTCTACCACGCGTCAGCGCGCTTTCACCATGGGGTTTATCGCCGCGATGTGGTACATCGGTGCAACCGCCGCCGACGTTGTGGGCTATCTGTTATATGACGTCGAAAACGGCTGGCGCTGGATGTTGGGCAGCGCGGTTATTCCCTGTATTATCATTTTGTTAGGACGTTTTGAACTGCCCGAGTCTCCTCGCTGGCTAATTCGTAAAGGGCGTGTTGAAGAGTGCCGTGCGCTGATGTTTAAGCTGTTTGGCGAACACGTGGTATTCGATGACGAAGCCCCACAGGAAACGCGTTATAGCCAGATTTTCACCCGCAGGCACCTAACATCGATTTTGTTTGTCGCCATTATTTGGACGTGTCAGGTGATACCGATGTTTGGCATCTATACCTTCGGCCCACAAATTATCAGCCTGCTGGGGCTCAACGAAGGCAAAGAGGCCGTGCTCGGCAACGTGGTGATTAGCCTGTTCTTTTTGATTGGCTGCTTGCCAGCGATGTATTGGCTCAACAGCATCGGGCGCCGTCCGTTGTTAATTGGCAGCTTTGCCATTATGACGCTCGCGTTAGCGGTGTTAGGAATTGTTCCCGACCCTAGTATTACGCTGATTGTGTCAGCCTTTGCGCTTTATGCATTTTTCTCAGGCGGCCCCGGCATTTTACAATGGCTCTATCCAAACGAACTTTTCCCTACTCACATTCGCGCTTCCGCCGTGGGCGCAGCGATGTCGCTCAGCCGGATTGGCACCGTGGTGTCAACCTATGCGCTTCCGCTGTTTATGCAACAGCATGGGATCGCAATGACGATGCTGGCCGGTGCGGGGATCTCGCTTTTTGGCATGGTCGTATCCATATTTTTAGCGCCCGAAACACGCAATTTATCGCTGGATAAAACCAGCCAGATGGATCTGTATTAA
- the modD gene encoding ModD protein, which yields MIFIPDAQLDQWLMDDIQGGDLTTRALNIGARKGSMRFHHRQGGCISGIDTARRMLLRLGLEVEQHLHDGEIAEADACLLTAQGRADALHQGWKAVQNLLEWSCGVSDYVYQMRQVLQRYSPQGKIACTRKTIPGTHLLAMQAVIAAGGIIHRAGCGETILLFTNHRRFCPSPDNWQSIIATLRQQAPEKTIIVEADTVDEAKQALLGMPDIVQLDKFSPDDIVALKAYAQRFSPHCRLSLAGGITLATIDKFAQTGISLLVTSAPYYAPPADIKVRLGASD from the coding sequence ATGATTTTCATCCCTGATGCGCAGCTCGATCAGTGGCTGATGGATGACATACAAGGTGGAGATCTAACGACACGCGCGCTGAACATCGGTGCGCGTAAAGGATCAATGCGCTTTCACCATCGGCAAGGCGGCTGTATCAGCGGCATCGACACTGCTCGCCGTATGCTTTTACGGCTGGGATTAGAGGTTGAGCAGCACCTCCACGACGGCGAGATCGCCGAGGCAGACGCATGTTTGCTCACCGCCCAAGGCCGCGCCGATGCGTTGCATCAGGGCTGGAAAGCCGTCCAGAACCTGTTGGAGTGGAGCTGTGGCGTATCTGATTATGTCTATCAAATGCGTCAGGTCCTACAGCGTTATTCACCACAGGGAAAAATTGCCTGCACGCGTAAAACTATTCCAGGCACCCACTTACTCGCCATGCAAGCCGTAATCGCCGCAGGTGGCATTATTCATCGTGCGGGCTGCGGCGAAACTATTTTGCTGTTCACCAACCATCGACGATTTTGCCCCTCCCCCGATAACTGGCAGAGCATCATTGCGACCTTACGCCAGCAGGCGCCGGAAAAAACCATCATCGTCGAAGCCGATACCGTGGATGAAGCCAAGCAGGCGCTATTGGGCATGCCCGATATTGTGCAACTCGATAAATTCTCACCCGATGACATTGTCGCGCTCAAAGCCTATGCACAGAGATTTTCGCCTCACTGCCGACTGTCCTTAGCGGGTGGAATTACTCTCGCGACCATTGATAAATTTGCGCAAACCGGCATTTCACTGCTGGTCACTTCTGCGCCTTATTACGCGCCACCGGCAGACATCAAAGTTCGGCTTGGCGCCTCTGACTAA
- a CDS encoding class I SAM-dependent methyltransferase yields MLIDEIDFSALYQQQLALAQRTEKAPEHWDKRAEKMAVICANPQDAYLVQLIAKMDFSNAETLLDMGCGPGSVCLNVAHKLSHVYGVDYSKGMLEVAAKRAQAMQLDNVTLLRRAWEDDWSDLPQCDIAVASRSTLVGDLRSAMQKLHQQARLRVYTTHTVSPSFVNAEVQRVIGRPVIELPNYIYAVNVLYQMGIHARVDFITGPNCQGNTDTFERFYESTSWSLGTLNDEEQQRLFDYYTHQQKHGLTIASPTRDWALVSWEKKTSPQGAL; encoded by the coding sequence ATGCTGATTGATGAAATCGACTTTTCTGCACTCTACCAACAACAGTTAGCGCTAGCGCAACGCACTGAAAAAGCACCAGAACATTGGGATAAGCGCGCTGAGAAAATGGCCGTAATCTGCGCCAACCCGCAAGATGCTTATTTGGTTCAGCTCATTGCTAAAATGGATTTTTCCAATGCGGAAACCTTGCTAGATATGGGCTGTGGTCCCGGTTCGGTGTGCCTCAATGTGGCACACAAACTCAGCCATGTTTACGGCGTGGATTACAGCAAGGGGATGCTTGAGGTTGCGGCCAAACGCGCACAGGCCATGCAGCTCGATAACGTCACGCTACTTCGCCGAGCTTGGGAGGATGATTGGAGCGATCTTCCGCAGTGCGATATCGCCGTTGCCTCGCGCTCAACGCTGGTCGGTGATTTACGCTCGGCCATGCAAAAACTTCATCAGCAAGCACGGCTGCGCGTTTACACCACCCACACCGTCAGCCCTTCGTTCGTCAATGCCGAAGTACAGCGGGTTATCGGTCGCCCCGTCATCGAACTGCCAAACTATATCTACGCGGTTAACGTCTTGTACCAGATGGGCATTCATGCCCGCGTTGATTTCATCACCGGGCCAAACTGTCAGGGAAATACGGATACTTTCGAGCGTTTTTATGAAAGCACCAGTTGGTCGTTGGGCACGCTAAATGATGAAGAACAGCAGCGCCTTTTCGATTATTACACCCACCAGCAAAAACACGGATTAACCATTGCTTCGCCAACTCGTGATTGGGCGCTAGTTTCTTGGGAGAAAAAAACGTCACCGCAGGGGGCGCTATGA
- a CDS encoding TonB-dependent receptor plug domain-containing protein, with protein MKMRKTTLCTAITLCMSGGIAMDVQAADDDDVMTVWSSPVANTSEILTQDTITKLDKRNVADALSVVPGVSLQKSGGRNELQVRVRGFDNRQVPVFYDGVPIYVPYDGNLDLGRFLTSNLASLEVSKGYTSLLQGPNQMGGSINLTTTKPKKDLEGNISYRQGWARGKDNAFDTNASLGMKGDLGYLQISGSELKQRFVGLPDSVDNRTAGTDGKRTNSKSDDKRGIVKLGFTPRENDEYTFTYIKQDGEKENPPYAGTSDQKPKYWQWPEYDKESYYYQGTTKLGDIFTLKSRAYRDTFKNTLLMYNSLSDLKNKKGSYRHYDDYTDGAGLQLSADMRERDQLSFAAHWKEDVHREQGYRNAPYDRYKDRTWSLSSEYQWAVDDQWDVVAGISYDWRDSLEGMKHEKDGSITHYDSNNQNAFNWQAMTKYHFDNRDDIALSVSDRSRFPTLKERYTTSRPAFGQVALVNPNLKAERARSIDLTYTGYLSEDWGYEASVYYNRISDAILTQNIDANTVQNRNSGRVDYTGLDLGVNGLILNEVKVGLSYSLIHSDVKDKDVGKVTGLPTQTVMGWVTYTPWQPLSLTLSEEARSSSYSNSDGSQKAGGFAVTNVRADYEIAKGLSVNASVNNVFDTAYAYTEGFVEEGRNYWAGIEYKF; from the coding sequence ATGAAAATGAGAAAAACAACTTTATGTACGGCAATAACTCTATGCATGTCAGGCGGCATTGCCATGGACGTTCAGGCTGCCGATGACGATGATGTCATGACCGTTTGGAGTAGTCCGGTGGCAAACACCAGCGAGATCCTCACACAAGACACCATCACCAAACTCGATAAGCGCAACGTCGCCGATGCTCTCAGCGTGGTTCCCGGCGTATCCTTGCAAAAATCGGGCGGACGTAACGAATTACAGGTTCGCGTTCGTGGGTTCGATAACCGACAGGTTCCCGTTTTTTATGATGGCGTCCCAATCTACGTTCCCTATGACGGCAATTTGGATTTAGGTCGCTTCCTTACGTCAAATTTGGCTTCGTTGGAAGTCTCGAAAGGCTACACCTCTCTGCTGCAAGGCCCCAACCAAATGGGGGGCTCAATCAACCTCACCACGACAAAACCAAAAAAAGATTTAGAAGGCAACATTAGCTACCGTCAAGGATGGGCGCGCGGCAAAGACAATGCTTTTGACACCAACGCCTCGCTGGGTATGAAAGGCGATTTAGGCTATCTACAGATCAGCGGCAGCGAGCTAAAACAACGATTTGTAGGCTTGCCAGACAGCGTAGATAACCGCACCGCAGGCACCGACGGCAAGCGCACTAATTCAAAATCTGACGATAAACGTGGAATTGTGAAGCTCGGTTTTACCCCACGCGAAAATGATGAATACACCTTTACCTATATCAAACAGGATGGTGAAAAAGAGAACCCACCGTATGCCGGAACCAGCGATCAAAAACCGAAATATTGGCAGTGGCCGGAATACGATAAAGAAAGTTATTACTATCAGGGAACCACCAAGCTCGGCGATATCTTTACCCTTAAAAGCCGAGCCTATCGAGATACCTTTAAAAACACCCTGCTGATGTACAACTCACTGAGCGATCTGAAAAATAAAAAAGGCAGCTACAGACACTATGACGATTACACCGATGGCGCAGGCCTCCAGCTATCGGCCGATATGCGCGAGCGTGACCAGCTTTCGTTCGCCGCTCATTGGAAAGAAGACGTTCACCGCGAGCAGGGATATCGCAATGCACCTTACGATCGTTACAAAGATCGCACATGGTCGCTCTCTAGCGAATACCAATGGGCAGTCGACGATCAGTGGGACGTTGTGGCAGGGATAAGCTACGACTGGCGAGACAGCCTTGAAGGGATGAAGCACGAAAAAGACGGCTCGATTACCCACTACGACAGCAATAATCAAAACGCCTTCAACTGGCAGGCCATGACGAAATATCACTTCGACAACCGTGATGATATTGCGCTCTCGGTCTCCGATCGCAGCCGTTTCCCTACGCTGAAAGAGCGCTACACCACATCTCGCCCCGCGTTCGGACAGGTGGCCTTGGTCAATCCAAACCTCAAAGCCGAGCGCGCTCGCAGTATCGACCTCACCTATACCGGCTATCTCAGCGAAGATTGGGGGTATGAAGCGAGCGTTTATTACAACCGCATTAGCGACGCCATTCTCACGCAAAACATCGATGCCAATACGGTACAAAACCGCAATAGCGGACGCGTTGACTACACCGGCCTCGATTTAGGTGTTAACGGACTGATTCTGAACGAAGTAAAAGTGGGCCTCAGCTACAGCCTGATTCATAGCGATGTTAAGGACAAAGACGTTGGTAAAGTGACCGGACTACCGACTCAAACGGTCATGGGCTGGGTTACTTATACGCCATGGCAGCCGCTTAGCCTTACCCTTTCTGAAGAAGCCCGTTCTTCAAGCTATAGCAACAGCGATGGCAGCCAAAAAGCGGGCGGATTTGCCGTAACCAATGTACGGGCAGATTACGAGATTGCGAAAGGCCTCAGCGTTAACGCCTCGGTGAATAACGTGTTCGATACCGCTTATGCTTATACCGAAGGTTTCGTCGAAGAAGGACGTAACTACTGGGCGGGCATCGAATATAAATTCTAA
- a CDS encoding FecCD family ABC transporter permease, which produces MNLTKNLALFSSGILIAILLALLVGKYPLTPTELLDLLVHSDTTQADPRVAIVFWQIRLPRILAALMIGAALSAAGAAYQGMFRNPLVSPDILGVSAGAGMGACVAMWLGLPIVIVQLLAFVGGMLAVALTCLIASMAKRHDPVLSLVLVGIAIGTLCGAVISLIKILADPYTQLPSITFWLLGGLSTITHDDLYSSIPVLLLGMLPLLLLRWRMNLLSLPDDEAKTMGVNVKRLRLIFIICATLITASAVSVAGIIGWIGLVVPHICRLVTGDNYQRLFPASMLGGGLLLLLTDTLARSLFTIELPLGILTALIGAPFFLMLLLRGGRG; this is translated from the coding sequence ATGAATCTGACCAAAAATCTGGCTCTTTTTTCCAGCGGTATTCTGATTGCCATTCTATTGGCGCTTTTGGTTGGCAAATATCCACTCACGCCCACTGAGCTGTTAGATCTGTTGGTGCATTCAGACACGACGCAGGCGGATCCGCGCGTTGCTATCGTGTTCTGGCAAATACGCCTGCCGCGTATTTTAGCTGCTCTAATGATTGGCGCCGCGCTTTCGGCAGCCGGAGCGGCTTATCAAGGAATGTTCCGTAATCCACTGGTTTCACCCGACATTCTGGGAGTATCCGCTGGGGCAGGAATGGGCGCGTGCGTGGCGATGTGGCTTGGTTTGCCTATCGTTATCGTTCAGCTGTTGGCTTTTGTTGGCGGTATGCTGGCCGTAGCGCTCACCTGTCTGATTGCCTCGATGGCAAAACGCCACGATCCGGTGCTCTCTCTGGTTCTGGTTGGCATTGCCATCGGCACCCTGTGTGGCGCAGTCATTTCGCTGATAAAAATCTTGGCCGATCCCTACACTCAGCTCCCTTCGATCACCTTCTGGTTATTAGGCGGCCTTTCTACCATCACTCATGACGATCTCTACAGCAGTATCCCCGTTTTATTGTTGGGCATGCTGCCGCTTTTGCTGCTGCGTTGGCGTATGAATCTACTGAGCTTGCCTGATGATGAAGCCAAAACCATGGGCGTTAATGTTAAGCGCCTGCGGCTGATCTTTATCATTTGCGCGACGTTGATCACGGCAAGCGCGGTATCGGTCGCCGGTATCATTGGCTGGATTGGCTTAGTGGTTCCGCATATCTGCCGCTTAGTCACCGGCGATAACTATCAGCGTTTATTTCCAGCCTCCATGCTGGGCGGGGGGCTACTTCTCTTACTCACGGATACCTTGGCCCGTAGCCTATTCACCATCGAGCTGCCTTTGGGGATCCTCACGGCGCTGATCGGCGCTCCCTTTTTCCTGATGCTGTTACTTCGCGGAGGCCGCGGATGA